One Setaria italica strain Yugu1 chromosome I, Setaria_italica_v2.0, whole genome shotgun sequence DNA window includes the following coding sequences:
- the LOC101783280 gene encoding uncharacterized protein LOC101783280 encodes MVAYCNEVCKLEYKFDGLELNHVARRFNEAADELAKVASSRKLVPDGVFISDQHKTSIRYKEQGEVGNAPPVPDSGADPGEVGNVPPVPDSGADPGEIGNAPPVLDPGSDLSDPEIMEIDIDPAEGANPPPDWRAPYLDYLIRELLPTDKIEARRIACRANSFVIIDQELYRRSHIGILLLEADHEEVFPE; translated from the exons ATGGTGGCATATTGCAATGAAGTCTGCAAGCTCGAGTACAAGTTCGACGgtctggagctcaaccacgtcgcaagacgcttcaacgaggcagctgacgAGCTGGCAAAAGTGGCATCCAGCCGGAAGCTAGTCCCCGACGGTGTCTTTATCAGTGATCAGCATAAGACCTCGATCCGCTACAAGGAGCAGGGAGAGGTTGGCAatgcgccacctgtcccggactcaGGAGCTGACCCGGGAGAAGTCGGCAACgtgccacctgtcccggactcaGGAGCTGACCCGGGAGAAAttggcaacgcgccacctgtcctggacccAGGATCTGACCTTTCCGACCCCGAGATTATGGAGATCGACATAGATCCAGCAGAGGGGGCCAACCCCCCGCcagactggagagccccgtacctcgattaCCTCATCCGCGAGTTGCTCCCAACGGACAAGATAGAGGCGCGAAGGATTGCCTGCCGCGCCAAttccttcgtcatcatcgaccaggagctctacaggCGGAGCCATATCGGCATcctgctgttggag GCTGACCATGAAGAAGTATTTCCAGAatga